TCATTTTCCGCACCCTGAGTCTGAGCTGTCATATCCCTTTTCCGCTGGAGTTAACACAGTTAAAACGACAAAACCCTCCGGCAGCGGCTGCCGGAGGGAGGAGTTGATGCCGCAATGCGCCGCGGCATAGAACCTTGTGAAAGACTTAACGCGCCAGCCACTGCTGCCCAAGCAGGTCCGCGGTAAGGATGGCGGCGTAGACGCTATCCGCGGTGACCGGGAACGGCATATTGTGGATGGTTTCGCCTTCCGCGCAGGTGGCTTTCGCCACCGCGTGGATTTTGCTTTCGATACCCTCTTTCACGCCCATCTGGGCAAGGGTGATCGGCAGGCCGACTTTTTCACAGAAGCCCATCACGGTTTCGATCTCTTCCAGCGGGCTATTTTGCAGTACCAGCTGCGCCAGGGTGCCGAAAGCGACTTTTTCGCCGTGATACAGATGGTGGCACTCTTCAAGGATGGTGAAACCGTTGTGAATCGCGTGCGCGCCGGCCAGGCCGCTGCTCTCAAAACCGATACCGCTCAGATAGGTGTTGGCTTCGACAATACGCTCCAGCGCATCGGTCACCACTCCAGCCTGAGCCGCCAGGCGTGCTTTTTCGCCTTCCGCCAGCAGCGTATCATAGCACAGGCGCGCCAGGCTCAAGGCCGCCGCCGTGGACTGCCCGCCCGCCATGCTGGTGGCTCGCGCATCGAAGCAGGCCTTGGCTTCAAACCAGGTGGAGAGCGCATCGCCCATCCCGGCCACCAGCAAGCGTACCGGCGCTTTGGCGATAATCGCCGTGTCCATCACCACCATATCCGGGTTTTTCGGGTAGATCAGATACTCTTCAAACTCGCCCGCCTCGGTGTAGATAACCGACAGCGCGCTGGTCGGCGCATCGGTTGAGGCAATTGTCGGGATCACCACCACCGGCAGCTTCTGGTAATAGCCGATCGCCTTCGCTGTATCGAGGGTTTTCCCGCCGCCGATACCCACCACGCCGCGGCAGCCGTGCTGCTTAAGAATGGCGATCAGGCGGTTGATTTCCGCATGGCTGCACTCGCCGTTAAACCGTTCCGCATGGCAGCTAATATTGTGGCTATGCAGGCCGTTCAATACTTTGTCGCCCGCCAACTTCATCACGAAGTCATCGGCGATAACAAAAAAGCTGTCGGCCAGGTTTTTAGCGTATTCGCCAAACAGCATGGCGGCATCAGGTCCCTGGAGATATTTGGCTGGAGATTGAATAACTTTTAGCATTCCTTTCACCCTCAAATAAGTGCGTATGTTGACACGTGAGCCCAGGCCGTCATGCCGCGGCGCCTGATATCAATGGCGCTTACAGCCACGCTGCCGGAGCGATGCATCCACTGTAGGGCGAGCCGCGGCGAAAAAAATTTTTCCCTTTTTTGTTCTGTTCTGAAACAGATAAAAAAATAATGCGTTTCACATTGAAACAATGTGACTGAGAAAGCGATGGGATTGCGATCGCGATCGGATCATTTTGGCAAAAAAGCCGCTATCGTCTCCCCTCTTTAACGCAGAAAATCGCCTCAATGCGGCACAATGGCGAAAAAAATCATCCTTGCCCCATTTCTGATAGCAGAAAAAAACGGACAAATTATTAGCGCTGGCTCGCATTTCTCCTGTTTATCGGCAATTAATGTTCCATAAAGGAACAAAAATTCTTTTCTACGTTCCGTTATGGAACCAATTTTGACGGCATTTTATTTTGCGCCCGCTCAGCCAGAATCACTACATCGCCGGGCTACCCTTATAGACAGGCGACCTCCCCCTACCCTACGGAGCATAAACAATGAAAAAACTGATTAACCGTGTGGAAGATGTACTGAGTGAACAGCTTATCGGCCTGGCGAAGGCGCATCCTGAACTGACGCTGCACCAGGACCCGGTCTATGTCACCCGCGCTGATGCACCGGTCGCCGGCAAAGTGGCGCTGCTCTCCGGCGGCGGCAGCGGACACGAACCGATGCACTGCGGCTACATCGGCCAGGGCATGCTCTCCGGCGCCTGTCCGGGGGAAATTTTCACCTCGCCGACGCCGGACAAAATGTTCGAATGCGCGATGCAGATTGACGGCGGCGAAGGCGTCCTGCTGATTATCAAAAACTATACCGGCGACATCCTGAATTTTGAGACCGCCACCGAGCTGCTGCACGAAAGTGGCGTTAAGGTTACCACCGTCGTGGTGGATGACGACGTGGCGGTAAAAGACAGCCTCTATACCGCCGGACGCCGCGGCGTCGCCAATACCGTGCTGATTGAAAAACTGGTCGGCGCCGCCGCCGAACGCGGCGACTCGCTGGAAGCCTGCGCTGAACTGGGCCGCCGTTTAAATAACCTTGGTCACTCGATTGGCATCGCGCTGGGCGCCTGCACCGTACCGGCCGCCGGACAGCCCTCCTTTACCCTGAAAGATGATGAGATGGAGTTCGGCGTCGGCATCCATGGCGAGCCGGGTATCGACCGCCGCCGCTTCAGCTCGCTCGACCAAACCGTCGATGAGATGGTCGATACCCTGCTGGAAAACGGCGCATACAGCCGCACGCTGCGCCAGTGGGATAACGTCAAGGGAGCGTGGCAGGAAGTGAAACAGAGCAAAACCGCGCTGCAAAACGGCGATCGGGTTATCGCGCTGGTCAATAACCTCGGCGCCACCCCGCTTTCCGAACTGTACGGCGTTTACAACCGCCTTGCCCAGCGCTGCGAAGCGTCCGGCATTGTGATTGAACGCAACCTCATCGGCAGCTACTGCACCTCGCTGGATATGGCGGGTTTCTCCATCACCCTGCTGAAAGCGGATGATGACACACTGGCGTTATGGGACGCCCCGGTCCATACCCCAGCGCTGAACTGGGGAAAATAAGGAGCACGACATGTCACTGAACAGAACGCAAATCGTCGACTGGCTGTACCGCTGTGGCGACATTTTCACCAAACAGAGCGATTTTCTCACCGGCCTTGATAAAGAGATCGGCGACGCCGACCACGGCCTCAATATGCATCGCGGCTTCAGCAAAGTGGTCGAAAAGCTGCCGTCGATCGCCGATAAAGACATCGGTTTTATTCTCAAGAATACCGGGATGACGCTGCTTTCCAACGTCGGCGGCGCCAGCGGCCCGCTGTTCGGCACCTTCTTTATCCGCGCCGCCCAGGTCACCCAGGCGCATCAGAGCCTGACCCTCGACGAGCTTTATCAGATGATCCGCGAAGGCGCGGACGGCGTCGTCAACCGTGGTAAAGCGGAGCCGGGCGATAAGACGATGTGCGACGTCTGGCTGCCGGTGGTGGAATCCCTGCGTCATTCCAGCGAGCAACATCTGTCTATCCCTGCCGCGCTGGATGCCGCCTGCGAAGTGGCCGAGCGCGCCGCCCACGCCACCATCACCATGCAGGCGCGTAAAGGCCGCGCCAGCTATCTCGGCGAGCGCAGCATCGGGCATCAGGATCCCGGCGCGACCTCGGTGCTGTTTATGGTTCAGATGCTGGCTGCCGCCGCCAAAGAGTAAGGAAATCGCGATGGTAAACCTGGTTATTGTTTCTCATAGCGCCCGGCTGGGCGAAGGTGTCGGAGAACTGGCCCGGCAGATGTTAATGAACGATGGCTGTAAGCTGGCGATCGCCGCCGGGATCGACGATCCCGACAGCCCGATCGGCACCGATCCGATTAAAGTCATGGAGGCGATCGAATCCGTCGCCGATACCGACCATGTTCTGGTGATGATGGATATCGGCAGCGCCCTGCTCAGCGCCGAAACCGCCCTCGATCTGCTCGATCCGGCGATGGCGGCAAAGGTGCGGCTGTGCGCCGCGCCGCTGGTCGAAGGGACGCTGGCGGCCACCGTCAGCGCCGCCTCCGGCGCCGGGATCGACAAAGTTATCGCCGATGCCATGAACGCCCTGGAAGCCAAGCGGGTTCAGCTGGGTTTACCTTCGCACACGCCTGACGCCGCCGCCCCAACGCTTGCTGACGACGGCGATGCTAAATCGGTTTCAGTCATTATTAACAATCACAACGGCCTGCACGTGCGTCCGGCATCAAAGCTGGTCGCCGCGCTGGCGGGTTTTAACGCCGACCTGGTGCTGGAGAAAAACGGCAAATGCGTCACCCCGGACAGTCTGAATCAAATCGCTCTGCTACAGGTGCGCCGCCACGATAAGCTGCGCCTGCTGGCCCGCGGTCCGGACGCCGATGCGGCGCTGGCGGCGTTTCAGGCGCTGGCCGCCGATAACTTCGGCGAGTCGCCGGAGGCGCAGCCGACAGCGGAACCCGCCATACCTGCGCGTGTTGAAGGCGCCGCGATGATTTATCCGCAGGCGCCGATCCAACCGGCGCTCCCCGCCGCCGCCGACATCGCCCGCGAGCAGCAGCGCCTGCGCCAGGCGATCGACCAGACGCTGGCCGATCTCAATGCGCTCACCGAGCTGGCGGAACACAAATTTAACGCCGATATCGCGGCGATCTTCGCCGGTCATCACACCTTGCTCGACGATGAAGATCTGTTTGATGCCGCCAACGATCGCCTGCTCACCGAACAGTGCTCGGCGGAATGGGCGTGGCATCAAGTGCTGATGGAGCTCAGCCAGCAGTATCGTCAGCTGGATGACGCCTATCTGCAGGCCCGTTATATCGATGTCGACGATATTCTGCAGCGCACGCTGCGCCATCTGCAGGGTATTAAGGAGACGCTGCCATTCGCCAGTGAGCCGACGATTATTATCGCCGACAATATTTATCCCTCGACTGTACTCCAACTGGATGCCAGCAAGGTCACCGGCCTGTGCCTGCGCGACGGCAGCGAACAGGCCCACGGCGCGATTATCGCCCGCGCGGCGGGGATCGCCTGGCTATGCCAGCAGGGCGAAGCGCTGAATGATATTCAGCCTGGCGAAGCCATCACGCTCGATATGCGTCTGCAACGTCTTATTCGTCGCTAAATCCACTTTGACCGTTACCACTCCGGGGGCCCGCCTCCGGAGGGTGAGTTTTCGCTTACTGATCAGGAACCACTATGTCTCAATTCTTTTTTAACCAGCGCGCCAGCCTCGTTAACGACGTGATCGAGGGAACCATTATTGCCAGCCCGTGGAACAACCTCGCCCGCCTGGAGAGCGACCCGGCGATCCGTGTAGTGGTACGCCGCGATCTGAATAAAAACAACGTGGCGGTGATTTCCGGCGGCGGCTCCGGCCATGAACCGGCGCACGTCGGCTTTATTGGTAAAGGCATGCTGACCGCCGCGGTCTGCGGCGATCTGTTCGCCTCGCCGAGCGTCGATGCGGTACTCACCGCGATTCAGGCGGTGACCGGCGAGGCGGGCTGTCTGCTGATCGTTAAAAACTACACCGGCGATCGGCTTAACTTCGGCCTCGCGGCGGAGAAAGCGCGCCGTCTTGGCTATAACGTAGAGATGCTGATCGTCGGCGACGATATTTCGCTGCCGGATAACAAACAGCCGCGCGGTATCGCCGGGACTATTCTTGTGCATAAGGTGGCGGGTTATTTCGCCGAGCGCGGCTTCAACCTCGCCACCGTCCTGCGTGAAGCGCAATACGCCGCCAACCATACCGCCAGCATCGGGGTGGCGCTGGCCAGCTGTCACCTGCCGCAGGAAGCGGAAAGCGCGCCGCGCCATCAGCCCGGCCACGCCGAGCTGGGGATGGGCATCCACGGCGAACCGGGAGCCTCGACGATCGCGACCCATAACAGCGCGGAAATCATGCAGATTATGGTAGAGAAGCTGACCGCCGCCCTACCTGAAACCGGCCGCCTGGCGGTGATGCTCAATAATCTCGGCGGCGTGTCGGTGGCCGAGATGGCGATTCTGACCCGCGAGCTGGCCAACACCCCACTCCATGCGCGCGTTGACTGGTTGATTGGCCCGGCTTCGCTGGTAACGGCGCTGGATATGAAAGGCTTCTCGCTGACCACTATCGTGCTGGAAGAGAGCATTGAAAAGGCGCTGCTGTCGGATGTCGAAACCGCCAGTTGGCAGAAGCCGGTGCAGCCGCGGGCTGTTAATATCATGCCGTCCGCGCTCGCCAGCGCACGCGTCGCCTTTACGCCATCGGCCAACCCGCAGGTGGGCGATTACGTGGCGCAGGTGACCAGCACCCTCTCCGGCCTCGAAACCCATCTCAACGCGCTTGACGCCAAAGTGGGCGACGGCGATACCGGCTCCACTTTCGCCGCTGGCGCGCGTGAGATTGCCGCTCTATTGCAACGCCAGCAACTGCCGCTCAATGATTTACCCACGCTGTTCGCGCTAATTGGCGAACGCCTGACGGTGGTGATGGGCGGCTCCAGCGGCGTATTGATGTCGATTTTCTTCACCGCCGCCGGGCAGAAGCTGGAGCAAGGCGCCAGCATGGCGGAAGCGCTGAACGCCGGTCTGGGGCAGATGAAATTTTACGGCGGCGCCGATGAGGGCGACCGGACGATGATTGACGCTCTACAGCCGGCGCTGGCGGCGCTGCTGGCCGAACCGGATAATCTGCAGGCCGCTTTCGCCGCGGCGCAGGCCGGCGCGGATCGCACCTGCCAGTCGAGCAAAGCCGGCGCCGGACGCGCCTCCTATCTCAATAGCGAGAGCCTGCTCGGCAATATGGACCCCGGCGCCCACGCGGTGGCGATGGTGTTTAAGGCGCTGGCGGAACGCTAAGCCTCACCCGGTGGCGCTGCGCTTACCGGGGCGACATAACACCATTGAAAGGTAGCCCGGAGAAGGCGCAACGCGCCGCCATCCGGGTTTACCACACTGCCGATTATTTGCTATGCCAGTACGCCTGCGAACGCACCAGTTGCTGATCGATACTCGGCTCCTCAAAGCGCGCCAGCAGCGATTTCACCACGCCGCCTTCTCCGGTCAGCCAGATAAAATAATCTTCTGACGGCACCTTGACCTGAGCCAGCCGCTCGGCGACGAACGCCGGGTTGTGGCCTACCACCCATTCGATATTAAAGCCGTCGAGATCCGCCAGATAATCTTTATACGAAGCATCCGCGACGGTGACGATGGCCGTCACCTGCGGCGTCACCGGCAGCTGACGTAATCCCAGCAGGCGACGGCGCAGCGCCGGCATGCCCGACTCGTCACAGACATAAAGCTGCCAGGCGTAATCTTCCGGCACCACCAGCGAGCCGCGCGGCCCGCCGATCACCAGCTTATCGCCGATGTTGGCTTCCAGCGCCCAGCGGCTGGCAATACCGCCATCGTGGATATAAAAATCGTAAGCCAGCTCGTGGCGTTCGGCATCGTACAGCGGCGTGTAGTCGCGGGTCGCCGGGCGCACGCCCTCGCCCCAGTTAATGCCTTCGTCGGTCACTTCCGGCGGCGTAAATACGCTGCCCGCCTGCGGGAAAAACAGTTTGGTGTGGTCGTCAAAACCTTGTGAAACAAAGCCATCCAGCGCCTCGCCCCCCAGCACGATCCGCTGGAACGCCTGGCCGATACGCTCAACGCGCAGCACGGTTAATTCGCGAAAACGTAGTTCGTTACGCACGCGCTGTGGGTAGCGTGAGGTGTTTTTTGTCATTTTTTCGCCTTCGTGAAGATAATACGATATATCTAAATTTATTTTTAAATGATAATGATTGCTAATCAAAAAGATTGCAAGCACTTTTTTGATATAGTCAGCTTGAGATTAAACAGCTATCAGCAATCCATAAAAACCATTAATAATCATTAAATTAAACAAAAATTATTTTATAGACTTGCAAGTCGATAAACTTTAGATATAAATTAGATATATCTAAATAACATCAGGAGACGATGATGCAAAACCATCATGAAGGTTGCTGTAAACATACAGAGCACCAACACGAAGGCTGCTGCAAGGGTGAAGGACATCACCACGAAAGCCGCCACAGTGAGCACCATGCAGGCTGCTGCAAAAGTGAAGAGCATCGCCACGCAGGCTGTCACCAGGAACATCACCACGAACAGGGTGCGGACGCCGCCACGGTCGCGGCGGAGGTGGTGGTCGTCGCCAGTGCATCTCCGTCACTAACAACGAAGTCGCTGCCGACGAACAGAAAAAATTGCGCGAACAGGGCTTAAGGCCTGGAGATCCTGATTGGGAAAAGTGGGGGATCTGTGATTATATCACCAAACCACGTGTACAAGCTGCTATCACAGGCAAAACGCCGAATGAACAACCGATTAAGGTCAATTATAGGTTTACAGACGAGTTCCCAATGTCTGACGGTTTTGAGGAAAATGCCGAGTTTTTCACTCTGACCTACGAAGCTGAGAAGTCGGTTAGCCACAACTTGGCCTTTGTTCGCATTGCGCCGTTGCTATGGCTACGCGCGGGTGCGCGCGGCGAACGTATTGAAAAAATACCTACTAAAGGATGGGAAGTGACCGATGCGTACGGTCTACTGCTAGGGAAGGTGCGAATAAGCAGGTCATTTCTTCCCAAGCTGACTCGCTGATTAAAATTTCGCGGATCTGGGCCGATTTTTTTCCCGCAAACACATCGAATCAGCCTATTTAGGCTATTTTTTCCACCATTTCTGGCGTTATTTCCGGTTTTTACTGAGATCTCTCCCACTGACGTATCATTTGGTCCACCCGAAACAGGTTGGCCAGGGTGAATAACATCGCCAGTTGGTTATCGTTTTTCAGCAGCCCCTTGTATCTGGCTTTCACGAAGCCGAACTGCCGCTTGATGATGCGAAACGGGTGCTCCACCCTGGCACGGATGCTGGCTTTCATGTATTCGATGTTGATGGCCGTTTTGTTCTTGCGCGGATGCTGCTTCAAGGTTTTTACCTTGCCGGGACGCTCGGCGATCAGCCAGTCCACATCCACCTCGGCCAGCTCCTCGCGCTGTGGCGCTCCTTGGTAGCCGGCATCGGCTGAGACAAATTGCTCCTCTCCATGAAGCAGATTACCCAGCTGATTGAGGTCATGCTCGTTGGCCGCGGTGGTGACTAGGCTGTGGGTCAGGCCACTCTTGGCATCGACACCAATGTGGGCCTTCATGCCAAAGTGCCACTGATTGCCTTTCTTGGTCTGATGCATCTCCGGATCGCGTTGCTGCTCTTTGTTCTTGGTAGAGCTGGGTGCCTCAATGATGGTGGCATCCACCAAAGTGCCTTGGGTCATCATGACGCCTGCTTCGGCCAGCCAGCGATTGATGGTCTTGAACAATTGACGGGCCAGTTGATGCTGCTCGAGCAGGTGGCGGAAATTCATGATGGTGGTGCGATCCGGCAGGGCGCTATCCAGGGATAATCGGGCAAACAGGCGCATGGAGGCGATTTCGTACAGGGCATCTTCCATGGCACCGTCGCTCAGGTTGTACCAATGCTGCATGCAGTGAATACGCAGCATGGTCTCCAGCGGATAGGGCCGTCGGC
The sequence above is drawn from the Kosakonia radicincitans DSM 16656 genome and encodes:
- a CDS encoding glycerol dehydrogenase is translated as MLKVIQSPAKYLQGPDAAMLFGEYAKNLADSFFVIADDFVMKLAGDKVLNGLHSHNISCHAERFNGECSHAEINRLIAILKQHGCRGVVGIGGGKTLDTAKAIGYYQKLPVVVIPTIASTDAPTSALSVIYTEAGEFEEYLIYPKNPDMVVMDTAIIAKAPVRLLVAGMGDALSTWFEAKACFDARATSMAGGQSTAAALSLARLCYDTLLAEGEKARLAAQAGVVTDALERIVEANTYLSGIGFESSGLAGAHAIHNGFTILEECHHLYHGEKVAFGTLAQLVLQNSPLEEIETVMGFCEKVGLPITLAQMGVKEGIESKIHAVAKATCAEGETIHNMPFPVTADSVYAAILTADLLGQQWLAR
- the dhaK gene encoding dihydroxyacetone kinase subunit DhaK translates to MKKLINRVEDVLSEQLIGLAKAHPELTLHQDPVYVTRADAPVAGKVALLSGGGSGHEPMHCGYIGQGMLSGACPGEIFTSPTPDKMFECAMQIDGGEGVLLIIKNYTGDILNFETATELLHESGVKVTTVVVDDDVAVKDSLYTAGRRGVANTVLIEKLVGAAAERGDSLEACAELGRRLNNLGHSIGIALGACTVPAAGQPSFTLKDDEMEFGVGIHGEPGIDRRRFSSLDQTVDEMVDTLLENGAYSRTLRQWDNVKGAWQEVKQSKTALQNGDRVIALVNNLGATPLSELYGVYNRLAQRCEASGIVIERNLIGSYCTSLDMAGFSITLLKADDDTLALWDAPVHTPALNWGK
- the dhaL gene encoding dihydroxyacetone kinase subunit DhaL codes for the protein MSLNRTQIVDWLYRCGDIFTKQSDFLTGLDKEIGDADHGLNMHRGFSKVVEKLPSIADKDIGFILKNTGMTLLSNVGGASGPLFGTFFIRAAQVTQAHQSLTLDELYQMIREGADGVVNRGKAEPGDKTMCDVWLPVVESLRHSSEQHLSIPAALDAACEVAERAAHATITMQARKGRASYLGERSIGHQDPGATSVLFMVQMLAAAAKE
- the dhaM gene encoding dihydroxyacetone kinase phosphoryl donor subunit DhaM yields the protein MVNLVIVSHSARLGEGVGELARQMLMNDGCKLAIAAGIDDPDSPIGTDPIKVMEAIESVADTDHVLVMMDIGSALLSAETALDLLDPAMAAKVRLCAAPLVEGTLAATVSAASGAGIDKVIADAMNALEAKRVQLGLPSHTPDAAAPTLADDGDAKSVSVIINNHNGLHVRPASKLVAALAGFNADLVLEKNGKCVTPDSLNQIALLQVRRHDKLRLLARGPDADAALAAFQALAADNFGESPEAQPTAEPAIPARVEGAAMIYPQAPIQPALPAAADIAREQQRLRQAIDQTLADLNALTELAEHKFNADIAAIFAGHHTLLDDEDLFDAANDRLLTEQCSAEWAWHQVLMELSQQYRQLDDAYLQARYIDVDDILQRTLRHLQGIKETLPFASEPTIIIADNIYPSTVLQLDASKVTGLCLRDGSEQAHGAIIARAAGIAWLCQQGEALNDIQPGEAITLDMRLQRLIRR
- a CDS encoding glycerone kinase — encoded protein: MSQFFFNQRASLVNDVIEGTIIASPWNNLARLESDPAIRVVVRRDLNKNNVAVISGGGSGHEPAHVGFIGKGMLTAAVCGDLFASPSVDAVLTAIQAVTGEAGCLLIVKNYTGDRLNFGLAAEKARRLGYNVEMLIVGDDISLPDNKQPRGIAGTILVHKVAGYFAERGFNLATVLREAQYAANHTASIGVALASCHLPQEAESAPRHQPGHAELGMGIHGEPGASTIATHNSAEIMQIMVEKLTAALPETGRLAVMLNNLGGVSVAEMAILTRELANTPLHARVDWLIGPASLVTALDMKGFSLTTIVLEESIEKALLSDVETASWQKPVQPRAVNIMPSALASARVAFTPSANPQVGDYVAQVTSTLSGLETHLNALDAKVGDGDTGSTFAAGAREIAALLQRQQLPLNDLPTLFALIGERLTVVMGGSSGVLMSIFFTAAGQKLEQGASMAEALNAGLGQMKFYGGADEGDRTMIDALQPALAALLAEPDNLQAAFAAAQAGADRTCQSSKAGAGRASYLNSESLLGNMDPGAHAVAMVFKALAER
- a CDS encoding siderophore-interacting protein produces the protein MTKNTSRYPQRVRNELRFRELTVLRVERIGQAFQRIVLGGEALDGFVSQGFDDHTKLFFPQAGSVFTPPEVTDEGINWGEGVRPATRDYTPLYDAERHELAYDFYIHDGGIASRWALEANIGDKLVIGGPRGSLVVPEDYAWQLYVCDESGMPALRRRLLGLRQLPVTPQVTAIVTVADASYKDYLADLDGFNIEWVVGHNPAFVAERLAQVKVPSEDYFIWLTGEGGVVKSLLARFEEPSIDQQLVRSQAYWHSK
- a CDS encoding IS5-like element ISKpn26 family transposase — encoded protein: MSHQLTFADSEFSTKRRQTRKEIFLSRMEQILPWQNMTAVIEPFYPKAGNGRRPYPLETMLRIHCMQHWYNLSDGAMEDALYEIASMRLFARLSLDSALPDRTTIMNFRHLLEQHQLARQLFKTINRWLAEAGVMMTQGTLVDATIIEAPSSTKNKEQQRDPEMHQTKKGNQWHFGMKAHIGVDAKSGLTHSLVTTAANEHDLNQLGNLLHGEEQFVSADAGYQGAPQREELAEVDVDWLIAERPGKVKTLKQHPRKNKTAINIEYMKASIRARVEHPFRIIKRQFGFVKARYKGLLKNDNQLAMLFTLANLFRVDQMIRQWERSQ